The window CTTCCAAAATGACTGAAATTTCCAGAAAGCTTGATGTCGAGAAACTAATTTCATATAGCGATGACCTAGTTCAGTTCTTGAAGAACGAAAAAGACATCAATGACTTGAAGCATTCAGTTGAAAAATCCGACACTCTCCGCCATCGATGCCGTTCAGATTATGCCGCAGTTCAAAGCACTCTAGAAGGTAATACGTCCCTTTTCACTATATGTCCCTTAGTTTGTGTAAAATAGAAGAAAAGTTACTCTCCTGTTACAAAAGAGATCCATATCAAACGGTTTACTTTTATTCAAAATCTTCATTGAGAAATTGGTATGCTAAGTTGTATATGGTATCAACATGAAATGTTTTGTTGATGAAGTAGTAGTAAAACCCTTTCAATTCTGTGAATTTCGAAGTCCATGGACGAAAATGGATTGAAATCCTATGTTTCCTGCTTTCTGTAAGCAATTACCCTTATTCGGAAATCAAGAAGTTAATTTCAAAGAATCAAAATCTCTCATTTGTCATGCATTAATTAGTAGTTAATCACATCTACTCTTTACACCTTGGGTCAATTATTCCAAGTTTTAGGAGTTTGGGGAGTACAAAGTTTCAGTGGATGTTTGGTAATTTACATTTAGTCACACATCCTAAACATAATTATTCGTTTCTTTGAAGATTTTTAGGATTAAAATCAATTTGTATATATATGTTCTAAATGTGGGGTGAAATTGACAGTGGTTTGCTTGGTTTAGGCTTTAGAGCAAAAGTGGCATGTAACATTTAAAAGGAAAATTAAGTGTCAACAGATTATTCAGTATTGATTAGGTATTTTAGTTGATCTTGATATTCCAAATTGCAATATTGTAATTTCACTTTTCACACAACAGATTATCAAAAAAAGATAGACCTATGCAAGCAAAAAACAGAAGCTGCAAAGGCTGAAGTTGCTTCAGATGCAGAAATACATTTGCTTCAGAAAGAATTGGATGAAGAACTTCAAAGAGAGACATTGCTACAAGAGGAGCTTAGATAAGTATATCCTTACTAATGTTTAATTTACTTTACTTTTGTGTTTATACATGATTACTGATTATCcaccattatcattattattatcaacACATCCATCACCAATGAAATTAAAGATCTTGAAGAACAAAGAAGTTCCATTGAAGACAGAAGGAAGGTTCTGAAGAAACTCAAACAAGATGAATTAAAAGCACAGTAAGGCTCCATATTTTTTTCCCCCATTAAATGTAATCTGGATAAATGATGTTAAAagtttatgtttttatgtttttttttttttttccaggaTGAAGCTATCAATGTTTGCATGTGTAACAAGCATCCTCCCTGACTTAAATGATCAGTCCAAGATGATATCTGGACGTatccttttttttttgtgtgttttactATTACTTTTATACAATTACTAGAtcataatttaatatatatatatatatatatatatatatatatatatatatatatatatatatatatatatatatatatatatatattccttgtgaatttgcaTTTCTTTAATTTGAATAATGACAGATATTGTTGATAAAGAGAAGAAAGTTGTTGAAAAGTTTGAGTTCAATCCCCAGGAGAAGAGTGATTTTGATGCTTGTAATACAATCTGGGAGATGATAAAAGATTGAAAGCTTTTTCCTCCTCATATAAACTTAATATGTGATTGTTTTAAACCCATATTTTGGGTTGAATTTGTGAAGATTTGTATTCTTGGGGGTTCATTTGTATTTATTTGTTTGCTTCTAGTAAAATCAAAaatggtttggtttggtttggttgTAACTATACTAAGGTAGTGATAAGGctatggtgtttttttttttttttttttagttaatggaAATATATTTTGTATCAAGTAAACAATTTGTCtttgtttctttatacttaatgTAGAAATAACAGACTTAATTGAGGAAGATATCCATCCATAAAGTCTAGCCAAAGTATTGTCAAATAGGTGTAAAATGACCAAAGTATCAACTAATGTTATTATATCATTAAAGTTTATAATAGCTATAGTGATattgattaattttttaaatgaaaaagaaaacagTTGCTTTTAATATAGTGAAACTGAAAAATTAACTATCGATATGTGGAAAAGGAAATTTGAGATTCTATCTTTTTCTTTACTATACTCAGTAGAAAATGTAAAAGTTTATGAGGCGTTTTTTTACCATTGTCAAAAAAAGGATGGCACCTCTTAGCCTAACAGTGTTTCACAAACACAATTGGTTATTTATTGCTAACTTTAAACTAGCAATTTATTTATATACGTGTAAAGAACAGGGTATATACGTGTGACTACAAGTCCAACTAATGTGTTGGGAACTACCCCTCCAGAACCTTTAATGCATTTAAGGGCTAATGGAACACAACCACTTTTACCTGAAGGTTTCTCAAGACCATTTTTGACCCTTTATAAGATCCAGGATTCCCAGACAAGCTTTTTTACTAAATCTAAAAGAAAAATTGTCACTTTGAACTATCACATAGTGACCAAAAAACACTTTACTTCATTGAAAAGCTATGTGTTTCGCCTGTTTAGCTGTTTCTTATCAACCATGAAAAATTCGTTAAGCATAGATAGCAAACTCAATTTTGGCCAACTTTTCTGAAAATATAGGTTTCAAAACCATTTTAATAAATCAGGTTTCATCGGATATGTAACTAGTTCTATATGTTTGAACACTTTAATCCTAAATCGATTTAAAAATGAACGATTTTCCACTTTATAACCGGTTTTCAAACCTCTCTAGTTCAGTTTAAAAAATTGATTCAGCACTCATCTAATTGTATTGATATAGAATGGTAGGGTGAGCAAAACTGAAACCAAAAACCGACAAAAATCAATAAAACCAAAACCGAGAAATTGAACCCTAACCGTCGGTTTTGGGTTTAAAATTTTAGAAACCTAATTTTTTGGTTTGGGTTCGGTTTGTCCCGTCAAAACCGACCCAACCCAACTATTTTCTTATAACTTTAAAGTTCTCAAaataatattttgatttttatatattttttttaaagtaaccCATATAATACATTGGTTTTATAACTAGTTTCATTAATATCTATGTATTAATATCTATGTgttcaaaaaaaaatgtaaacatttcatttattttatactattttttatttattatagttaacaaaaataaattatttcgcATTTAGcccatttgatgattaaacaatCGAGAAAGATATAGGAGGAGCAGAGTGCTTCAGCTGCTTGAGATAGATCGAGAGAAATGGCGACAGAAGGAGCTTCGGAGCAATCACTATGGCAAGGATTCAAAGATTTCTGGAGCGAGAGATTTAGGATCTTGGATGGTTATCACCCTTACATCCGCCGCCAAAACCCTCTTCCGTCATGGTCCTCCTCCGATGTCGAAGAATTTATCGCTTCCGATCCCGTCCACGGTCCCGTCGTATGATCAATCTTCCCTATTTACATGCCTTTTTCATCGATTTATTTATCCCTTCTATGTTTATTAATTGATCTGATTATCCGTTGTTCATAGTCATTGATTAGGTTAAATATACTGCTTGTTTGCTATTCATGATTtgattattgatttttgattcgcaTGTATAGAAAGCAATATTTGAATTATATGAATCCTTAGCTAGGCATTTGATTCGTTAGGGTTCTTCTGGTCTGTAGGTTTGAGACTTCCGCCTGTTGTgcattataagttttttttttttgttcgttTGCTTTGATTTCTTTCAGTATGATGAATGGGTTATAGGGTGATATGTGAACTGAAGGCTGCAATCTTGTTTTTATAAGCGATTACAGATTACTTAGTGGATTGACTACTGAAATAGTTTGTTTCTTTTGAAGTTTAGAGTTTCAATTTTACTGATATATCATTGATTTTTGTGCACCTAAGGTCATTGCATGTTGTATTTTCAATTATGAAAGTTTGTTTATTCAACAAGGTATCAAATTTTTTCCGAATTTATGCAACAAATTCTAGAAGTAAAATGCACTACAAATACAAATTAACAATAACCTGTTTACAGCTTAAAACAACCCGTGATGCTGTGAAATTTCTTGCTGTTGGAGGCATACTTGGAGCTGTGTCAACTGGTGGATTTGCATGGAAATATTCAAAAAGTCCCCATGGTAAGTCTaaatgaccgttttacccttGCATTCCAAAAAAACAATTTTCACAACGTTCATCAGTTTTAACATGAGAGGAAAAGAAAAAGACTATTGTACCCTTACATTgccaaatgaccattttacccttgcacTTTGCAGGTGCGGCGTTGTCATTGGCAGCAGGAGCAGTGTTTGGGATGAGTTTTGGGCAAGAAATTGCAAATCACTCTCTTCAGTTATACAGGTTGGACACCATGGCTGCCCAGGTCAAGTTCATGGAATGGTGGGAGAAGAAGGCAGGAGGACGCTTTTAAAACTTTGTGTTGTTGAGAAACTTGAAGCATGtctgaaataaatattttaggtAGTTTCCATGTTTTGAAACCCTAAATATTGTTCTTTGTTGGTGGGTTGTTTTAATGGTTATATTTGAATTAGGTTTTCGGAAGGAAGCTGTATGactttttaaataaacttcttgATTGATAGACAATCTGTCAATATAATTGCAACTCTAATTTGAAGTTTTTTGAGAGTTCAATGATATGGAGTATTGGAATTTATCTCATATATAAAGTGTTTTTTACCAATGGAATTAGAAGGTTTTTTTTGTCGATATTTATTGAGGGTATTTTACTCTCTATATATGTCTAAATAGACTCCACCACAGCTGTAAGGACCCAAAGAAGGGACCATAAACTATCTTGAGGTGTATACAGCGTGTTCGGAAAAAACTAGCTAGTAACGGATAATTTGTAGCGGATAGCGGGTAGCTTATAGCTGGTATCATTTTGTTAAAAGTTACATGAAGTAGCATTTGAATTTGGagtgttttgtttaaactaaacgctagaaaCTTGTGGTGTCAAACGAGACTTTCTATTCAAAACGGAGCGTATTGTCAAATGCTAGAAGCTTGTTACAccattcttctttttctttattaCACAATTACACACAACTTTTTTACAACCAAAAACCATAGATCCCAATCAAAATACCCCCCAAACTATCAAAACCGCAAACCCAATAATGCTTTTGTGTTAGATACAACCCCCCGTCAAAACCCGACCGTGGAATCACCTCAAGATGGTTTTGTGAATTTGCTCCAAACCGGTTCCCCTATCCAACAAGCGCCACTTTTCCGACAACAATTATAAGCTTTCATGTCTTATCAACAACAATTTCAACCCGGTTTCGTATACCAACAACCTTTCCAACCACAACAATCACAACCACCACCTTCACAGCTCCCTCTTTCTTCGAATTTTGTGTCGGAAACAcaactataacatcccaaaaatcatagtagaaattttcatttttaaaactctttaataatccataaaccatacaaaaatattattttcaagaGCATAGTCGAAattagagtgtcccaaaatcatcaatcaaCAAAATATCTAAGGATGATGTGCACAATCACTCCTTCGTCTTGTcccgatcatctgatgtacctaaAACTATGAAATCAATTATAAGCCAAAGCTTTAGTGAGTTCTGTAACAttcccctctggcacgtatcacaatattctccgctttgggccactcggcacgaggacttcccaggggaaTAATTCTTGCTAATAAGAACGCCCATGTTGTGGCAATTCCACCCAGAAGGTAATGGGTTACTCCTACAACACGTCCTTGTACAATGCTTAAGGTGATAGTTGGGTAGCAGGAgcaacttttaatttattatgacCCCAAACGATGGATTCAATAAGTTCTTGCCAATAACCACGTCCActgaataaaaacattaaactaaAAGCCCATACAAAATGAGCACCTAGGAAAAAAAAGGCCATATATGCGGATAATGAAGAACCATAAGACTGAATTACCTGGGATGCCTGTGCCCATAAGAAATCACGGAGCCACCCATTAATAGTAATAGAACTATGCGCAAAGAATGTCCGAGTCCCTCTTCCTTTCCTGAACCTATGAGAACACTTTAAAAATATGCCAACAAAGACCTTATTCAAGACTTTATAAATTGCATCCATCGCTATCGTTTTTATGTGGTCGAGTAAGACGGCGTAGCTTCCCAAGTTTATTGGGTTTTGGAATAAAAGTACCCCAAAATCATCAATCAACAAAATATCCAAGGATGATGTGTACAATCACTCCTTCGCCTTGCCCagatcatctgatgtacctaaAACCATGAAATCAAATTATAAAGCCAttcccctctggcacgtatcacaatattctccgctttgggccactcggcatgaggacttcccagggggtcacccatcccggtactactcccgcccgagcatgcttaactgtagagttcttatgagatctgctgccctcacggctttaaaacgcgttgtgtcaaggaaggtatccacaccccttataaggaaatgtttcgttctccttccaagccgatgtgggatcaggtgcaacccaccttcacctacatcggcttggaaggagaacgaaacatttccttataaggggtgtggataccttccttgacacaatgcgttttaaagttgtgagggcaacagatcccttaagaactctacagttaagcgtgctcgggcgggagtagtaccgggATGGGTGAACCCTTGGGAAGTcttcgtgccgagtggcccaacgcggacaatattgtgatacgtgtcagagggggatgttacaaatggtatcagagctggggctcgggtcgatgtgttcgacggggacgtcgaaccctataatggggggggtgaaggtgggttagACATGATCTCATATCGGCTgtgaaggagaactaagcattccttataatgGGTGTGGATACATTCCCTAACACAACGTGtcttaaagccgtgagggcagcagatcccataagaactatgCAGTTAAGCATGCTCGGGCAGGAGTAGTACCGGGaggggtgaccccctgggaagtcctcgtgccgagtggcccaaagcggacaatattgtgatatgtgccGGAGGGAGATGTTacaagttcccccaaagtaccccgCACAACACAATAATACAATGCACGCAACCAAGCCTACAAcactgtaacaccccgtttatttaataaataaataaacaaattaatgaatgaatagtagccctataatttataattatatatcaagGTGTGGGTCTCGAGGAGTTAACTATCATAATTTTAGAAGGCGGGAATTAAAGTGTAAAATCCAGACTTAATTAGTAAGTAATATTGAAGACAGGGGTTGCTTGGTAACAATTAGGACTTGATATGAAATGAATTATGAAAACAAGGGCTAAAGAGTTAATTAAGGACCTCATTTGAAAATAATTGTAAAGGGTGGTGCCACTTAGTAAAATATGGGACTTAGTTTGTAAAGGGGTTACATGGatggggttaaaaaggtaaatttcGGATTTATTTTGGAAAAGACGCGCTGGCCCATTTCGCATAAGAGTTATCTGGCCCATTTCGCATAAGAGGACTATCTAACCCATAAGTTATAAAGTTTTATATATCTTGACccaattatttcattttttaacATAATTGACTAAAAATATTAGTTTGGCCAATTCAACCCCTTAGTTTGGTAAAGCTGGCAATTTTTagccctttttatgaaaaatgacatATTAGGTCCttgaaccatttttcttgacattttttgACCTAAACACTTAGTTAAATGATGTTTTAAGCCCACAATTTTATTTAGGACAGTTTCAGCCCCTTATTTAAAAGATTTGCATTTAAATCCAcacttttcgcaatttttacaatttttacctaaaatccaaaatctttgcatttttagtcctttttgaTAAGTAAGgccattttaacccctgaaatgaGTTTATTTACGTATATGGCCCCTGTTTGAAGAAAACTTTCCATTTCAGCCCCCTTAAATTTGGTTTTCCGCATTTTTGGGCCTAAAtagccgaaaagcccaaattttagcccattaaactaaaatttacatttttagtcctttagAAAGcctaatatttataaaaactctTATTTTAGCTGTTTTGACCTTTTGATCCTTGTAGAAACCGTGAATGACATCTTTTTCCtcaatttttgtttatttatcaaaaatggACCAATAAGAAATTTTATGTTGTAGTGTGTTTATTATAAAGCTTATATGGTAGTTTATCTTGACATGTTAAGTGAAATATAACCTAGTTCACATATTTTTCCTTCTTGAactatagatctcgaaatatatttcatttttagcacatatttaccacataaacacatgaaatcacacataacatacaaatacacatagatcttcacaattttacttgtattcttccccataaatcatatgaaaaccgaaaatataggggtgtgaactcaccttgagtttgtggattcggtttttgaaaaagatgtggaaagatgaagtgatttttcggccctagcaactccCTTGAGTAGATCTCGAACTCAAGAAGATTTCTAGGAGTATGATTAAGAATTTAAGGTGGTAAGAAAAGTGATTAAGTTGTAAAAAGCAAGTATGTTGTCAAGATCTTACCACAAGTATGTATCTTGGAGTGATTCTTGGATGAAAATCTTCTTGAACGCCCTtaatcttgaaaattttgaaggaGGAATTAAggtgttcttgagagaatttgGAAGCGaattaagtgtgtgtgtgtgtgtgtgtgtttggtgatCCTCGACCGAGAGTAGAAGAAGAGAAGGGAGAGAGTGAGATGAGTTGACATGCATAGAGATATGAGAATGGTGCATGAATATCCTATGTACATTTATGAGGTGACACCACAAATGTCAACCCTCATTTCATCCTTTCTTTTACTACCTCCGTCctaaattgatagtccacttttgaattttgaagtcttttttcttcaattttgaccttaaataatcttgtttttgatagataatacttgatgcaaaatacatgaatggattgtattttaaatgttttttcattgttataagttttatcaagtaatatatgacacaa of the Lactuca sativa cultivar Salinas chromosome 6, Lsat_Salinas_v11, whole genome shotgun sequence genome contains:
- the LOC111898823 gene encoding succinate dehydrogenase subunit 6, mitochondrial produces the protein MATEGASEQSLWQGFKDFWSERFRILDGYHPYIRRQNPLPSWSSSDVEEFIASDPVHGPVLKTTRDAVKFLAVGGILGAVSTGGFAWKYSKSPHGAALSLAAGAVFGMSFGQEIANHSLQLYRLDTMAAQVKFMEWWEKKAGGRF
- the LOC111898866 gene encoding kinetochore protein SPC24 homolog; this translates as MTEISRKLDVEKLISYSDDLVQFLKNEKDINDLKHSVEKSDTLRHRCRSDYAAVQSTLEDYQKKIDLCKQKTEAAKAEVASDAEIHLLQKELDEELQRETLLQEELRSITNEIKDLEEQRSSIEDRRKVLKKLKQDELKAQMKLSMFACVTSILPDLNDQSKMISGHIVDKEKKVVEKFEFNPQEKSDFDACNTIWEMIKD